DNA sequence from the Bradyrhizobium diazoefficiens genome:
CGCGTCGACCTGATGAAGGATGACAGCGTTGCCGAGACCGTCTCCGACATGCGCCACGCCTTCATCGACGACCTCGTCGCCAAGCACGTGCCCGAGCATGCCTATGCCGAGCAGTGGGACGTCGCCGGCCTGAAGGAAGAGCTGAAGCGCGTGCTCGATCTCGACCTGCCGGTCGAGGATTGGGCCAAGGAAGAGGGCATCGCCGACGAGGAGCTGCTCAACCGCATCGAGACCCGCGCCGACGAGCACATGGCGGCCAAGGTCGGGCAATGGGGCCCCGACGTGATGCGTTACGTCGAGAAGACCATTCTGCTCCAGACGCTGGACCATCTCTGGCGCGAGCATCTGATCATGCTCGACCATCTGCGCCAGGTCATCGGCCTGCGCGGCTACGGCCAGCGCGATCCCTTGCAGGAATACAAGACCGAGGCCTTCAACCTCTTCCAGGAGATGAGCGCTCATTTGCGCGAGGCCGTCACCGCGCAGCTGATGCGCGTCGAGATCGTGCCGCCGGAGCAGGAGGCACCGATGCTACCCGCGATGGAAGCGCACAAGTTCGATCCGAACACCGGCGAGGACGAAATGGCCATCGCCAGCGTCTCGCTGGCTCCGCAGCATACCGACGCCGCGCTGCGCGATCCGAAGAATCCGGCCAGCTGGGGCAAGATCGGCCGCAACGAGGATTGCCCGTGCGGCAGCGGCAAGAAGTACAAGCACTGCCACGGGCGGTACGCGTAAGGCCTGAATTTTGTGAGGCGCGACGTCAGCGCCTCACTCCCTGTCGTCGCCCGGCTTGACCGGGCGACCCAGTACGCCGCGGCCTCTCAACTCAATCACAATCCTCCCTGCAATACGCGATCGCCCGCCCCAATGTGCAATTTGCGCAAGCGGCGGGCGATGACGGCTGTGTGTGTTTCGAGTGCAAACGTCGCGGTGACTACTTCACCGCGCCAAACCGGCTGTCGAACGAATTGGACGACACCACCGGTGCTGCGCCGGCGATCTGCGCGCCGTCACCCAGGCCATCGTTCATTGAGGGCTTCAGCACGGGGCGGGTTGCGGCGACGACCTTGGTCTCGGCGGGCTTCGCCGGTTCGGCGGGTTTGGCGGCAACTGCCGGCTTGTCCTTCGAACCATCGTGGTGACCCGGCACGAACCGCGTCACGGCGGCCTTCAGCTTGGAGGCCGTGCTCGGCGGTGCGGGCGCCGGCCTCACCGACGCGGTCGCTTGTGGTGCCGCTGACGCGGTCGCCGTCCTGTCGGCGGTGCCCATGCCCATCTTGCGGCCGAGATTGGAGAAGAAGCCACCGGATTTCTCGGCTGGTGCCGCAGTCGCGACACGTGTGCTGGTCGCGGGCGCGCTGACCGCAACGACCGGCTTTTCCTGCGGCGCGGCTGCGATCGCGTCGAGGTTTGGCTTCGGCGGATTGACGGTCCCGGGAATGGTGCCGGGCGCCTTCGACATCGCGAGCATCTGCAGCGTGGTGCCTTCGGCGCTCTCCGACAGGCCGGTCGAGCCTTCCGGAATTTTCGCCGCGAAGATCTTGTTCATGCCGCCATCGATGCCGGTGTTCAGGCGCGCCACGGGCGTGCCCTTGGCGACGAGCTTGTTGTACTCGGCCTCGTCGCGCTGCTGCTTCTCGCGCACGGCGCTGGCGATATCCTCGGGGATGACATAGGCCGGGCACTTTGCCGAGGCGTCGAACACGGGATCGCGCTTGGCGTCGGGCGCTTTCGCCGCGTCGAAGACGTACTTCTTCTCGCAGAAATCGACCTTCGGCTCCTGCCGCGTCACCTCGAAATGATCATAGCCTTCCTTGATCATCCGCCAGAACGGCATGTTCGGATTGTTGCGGTGCCTGGCCATGTTCACCGGCGTCATCCGGAATGGATAGGCCTGGAACTGGAAGGCCTTCTGGCCGCCGAAAAAGGACTCGCGCCCGAGCGAATAGATCTCCGCGATCTGCTCGTCCGTCATGGCGTAGCAGCCGCGCGAGGAGCAATCGCCATGCACCATCAGCTGCGAGCCGGTGCGGCCGAGCGCCTTGTCGAACGCGTTGGGGAAGCCGGTATTGAACGAGAGGTAATAGGCCGATTGCGGATTCATCTGGCTCGGATTGATCGAGTAGAATCCTTCCGGCGCCTGTCGGTCGCCTTCGCGCACCTTGGGGCCGAGATCGCCCGACCAGCGGCAGATCGGA
Encoded proteins:
- a CDS encoding murein L,D-transpeptidase family protein, whose translation is MNSRSLARALLASVALAASIVLAGCDTDQVSLATNAKANQPVPPKLVAAMGEKDMDLQSPILIRLFKQEAELEVWKQTRSGQFALLKTYPICRWSGDLGPKVREGDRQAPEGFYSINPSQMNPQSAYYLSFNTGFPNAFDKALGRTGSQLMVHGDCSSRGCYAMTDEQIAEIYSLGRESFFGGQKAFQFQAYPFRMTPVNMARHRNNPNMPFWRMIKEGYDHFEVTRQEPKVDFCEKKYVFDAAKAPDAKRDPVFDASAKCPAYVIPEDIASAVREKQQRDEAEYNKLVAKGTPVARLNTGIDGGMNKIFAAKIPEGSTGLSESAEGTTLQMLAMSKAPGTIPGTVNPPKPNLDAIAAAPQEKPVVAVSAPATSTRVATAAPAEKSGGFFSNLGRKMGMGTADRTATASAAPQATASVRPAPAPPSTASKLKAAVTRFVPGHHDGSKDKPAVAAKPAEPAKPAETKVVAATRPVLKPSMNDGLGDGAQIAGAAPVVSSNSFDSRFGAVK